A DNA window from Stutzerimonas stutzeri contains the following coding sequences:
- a CDS encoding SDR family NAD(P)-dependent oxidoreductase gives MKSEFQDRLAVVTGASSGIGLALCSALLQRGARVLAMSRSLGGLEPLLETHAEQLQWLQGDVTSADDLAQLARRAAQLGTVHYLVPNAGIAELADGLDMAAFDRQWAVNGAGALNTFAALRNELAKPASVVFVGTFLIRSAFPGLAAYIASKAALAAQARTLAAEFAPLDVRINMVSPGPTATAIWGTLGLSDDQLEAVADGVTKRLLPGHFLESAAVANVILFQLSQGARGVFGQDWVVDNGYTIS, from the coding sequence ATGAAAAGCGAGTTTCAGGATCGTCTGGCTGTAGTCACCGGAGCCAGCTCCGGAATCGGTCTGGCATTGTGCTCAGCCTTGCTGCAGCGGGGCGCGCGGGTGCTGGCGATGTCGCGCAGCCTCGGAGGGCTCGAGCCGCTGCTGGAAACCCATGCCGAGCAGCTGCAGTGGCTGCAAGGCGATGTCACCTCGGCCGATGATCTGGCTCAGCTGGCACGACGTGCCGCGCAGCTGGGCACGGTGCATTACCTGGTGCCCAACGCGGGTATCGCCGAGCTGGCCGACGGGCTGGACATGGCCGCGTTCGACCGCCAATGGGCGGTCAACGGTGCTGGCGCGCTGAACACCTTCGCGGCGCTGCGCAACGAACTGGCCAAGCCCGCCTCGGTAGTATTCGTCGGTACCTTTCTGATCCGTTCGGCCTTTCCCGGCCTGGCCGCGTATATCGCCAGCAAGGCGGCACTGGCTGCGCAGGCACGCACGCTGGCGGCGGAATTCGCACCGCTGGACGTGCGCATCAACATGGTCTCGCCCGGCCCGACCGCTACCGCAATCTGGGGCACGCTGGGGCTCAGTGACGACCAGCTCGAAGCGGTCGCCGACGGCGTCACCAAACGCTTGTTGCCGGGGCATTTCCTTGAGTCCGCGGCGGTGGCCAACGTGATTCTGTTCCAGCTTTCCCAGGGCGCGCGTGGCGTATTCGGTCAGGATTGGGTGGTGGACAACGGCTATACCATCAGCTGA